In one window of Acanthopagrus latus isolate v.2019 chromosome 15, fAcaLat1.1, whole genome shotgun sequence DNA:
- the slf2 gene encoding SMC5-SMC6 complex localization factor protein 2 isoform X3, translating to MKPSQVPNQLPHPPPRRMLPLQSPELWRKDRLGPPRYPHHLGLYSPGNIGSAANRPNLMPRDRLGPPHQSAQPPGSLRSRVIPISPINHGTTAYRPQPSSPGIFHSANHQFMKDLSDQSPSSHIRRDQVTESKVPSSYSGCTNITGQRQEANKANSSDVRSSIPTVQLHRPPVTPLLNSGAAQDVYPLPYSNSELWSPSNSQWPSTQPSHRTSGSSVPIMHSPVAPCKDQHHQQTPSSEDLIPGVDLYHLPQKRRRELEDCDDSAKKICLEGANSDKAHTPKPTVDNTLSTSLVSQPSSRHSSVSELSHKTTEPACGQSAYVELSSTIKPTQSSCASLSPNPCIKKRPSMGAKQAYINSSHNLTVKLMEVRSSSKSDGECLKKKSEVNDKREKSSSLSPEVPQKDTGHSHRSTSALPVKTPSRGNQAEESRKSDSTTPKPASKPNSLSLSCRTAERNKTSRPRRPVPSPDDISELFTPDPLKYVVSPAHKTAKPKTDGGPIKSSTSRKSCSSRTVSSSSTTVTGSSCHKTQDVTANCSPHEVDTKVSTLSSPGRPEVFLPTVALERVKLENLKSFSPRDSEPKNSPSSSSSVKPHKDESVQFNTKGTSLLPNSLRPCALETDSATSKQTSSSHCTPLLEGEANHKEVIEEDPIDVELDLDLSFALDMDLTQSSHSSEEEHLLSLQEMMERAYKPPETPEKAAFSEPSTPGHLSSKSKTQLLPSTTKTGTYKNNLDQMLKEINTNKRAKEIETQLLTACKEDLLRIAEYEEAEENREEGISTEHQEFLQRYSLMSSAIREVPPGEVVFNLEKFGRIFNHDTLKLRQCMVNPQGTTQKMLLWSSPSLLRFHVNIGLFQEAYDSRSPCPVEVTRFLFKMMSVHNERMVSSQIQQALCDIACTAAYQIVKNGSKLFKVWVPSLADVALVLMNMGVAFVTLFPFENLQPPFTEGDLLADIYIKSESPSSSSQQSTFPEHNCNNILKYLSYCMDLCPRAYSDDELLLLLTVVGRVGLDTRLILQSSVELYPLQSKLVRNIRDWENMLPRICLALTDLTDDHHNMCLLVQLLPYNTRGKQLRRHLSLSMISKLLDGNCTYRPTEPEIKLSELRPYLLRMQPSALLRGMLSSSGRGHKDEEDMVTLDQQAYYLCYSLLTLANEASNFQFFPAHQKEQLLSLCSELETHVKCDIRESEKCLYRSKVKDLVARIYTKWQMLLQRTRPLHGKLYDYWQPLPVDTLTRSQEEQEMDSCEDGEGPVMEEGDDDDDDDDDDDDEEETSGTEENNVLMIADDEKEEGEDAVDDKKETGDEPKPEDVEGDNRMECSNETEKATDSVHGEVDEEMQEMEPQVHTESEVMDGQIEAGNMEHTEV from the exons ATGAAGCCTTCTCAGGTCCCTAACCAGCTTCCTCACCCACCACCCAGGAGAATGTTGCCACTTCAGAGCCCCGAGTTGTGGCGCAAGGACAGACTGGGTCCACCACGGTACCCTCATCATTTGGGACTGTACAGCCCAGGTAACATTGGCTCTGCTGCGAATAGGCCCAATCTCATGCCACGGGACAGACTGGGACCTCCGCATCAATCCGCCCAACCCCCGGGGTCTTTACGCTCCCGGGTTATTCCAATCAGCCCAATTAACCATGGAACTACAGCTTACAGACCACAGCCTTCATCTCCTGGTATCTTTCATTCTGCAAACCATCAATTCATGAAGGATTTAAGTGATCAGTCCCCATCTTCCCACATCAGGAGAGATCAAGTGACTGAATCTAAGGTCCCCTCCTCTTACTCAGGATGTACAAATATAAcaggacaaagacaagaagCAAACAAg GCCAATTCCAGTGATGTGAGGAGTTCCATACCTACTGTCCAGCTCCACAGGCCCCCTGTGACCCCGTTACTCAACAGTGGAGCAGCTCAAGATGTTTACCCGCTGCCCTACTCAAATTCAGAGCTTTGGAGTCCTAGCAACAGCCAGTGGCCTAGTACCCAGCCTTCCCACAGGACTAGTGGTTCCAGTGTACCCATCATGCACAGCCCTGTAGCCCCTTGCAAG gaCCAACACCATCAACAGACACCTTCAAGTGAAGATTTAATTCCAG gAGTAGACTTATATCACTTACCTCAGAAGAGGCGCAGGGAATTGGAGGACTGTGACGACAGTGCCAAGAAAATCTGTCTTGAGGGTGCAAACTCTGACAAAGCACATACACCAAAACCCACCGTTGACAACACACTCAGCACCTCACTTGTTTCTCAGCCATCATCGAGGCATTCTTCAGTCTCAGAACTGtcacacaaaaccacagaacCAGCATGTGGTCAATCAGCCTATGTTGAACTGTCATCCACAATTAAACCCACCCAGTCATCTTGTGCATCACTGTCACCCAACCCTTGTATAAAGAAACGACCATCAATGGGGGCAAAGCAAGCCTATATAAATTCCTCTCATAATCTTACTGTTAAGTTGATGGAGGTAAGATCATCTTCAAAGTCAGATGGAGAATGTTTGAAGAAGAAAAGCGAGGTAAATGATAAAAGGGAGAAATCAAGCTCTTTATCCCCAGAGGTTCCCCAGAAGGACACTGGACATAGTCACCGTAGTACATCAGCCTTACCTGTCAAGACCCCAAGCAGAGGTAATCAAGCGGAGGAGAGTAGAAAGTCGGACAGTACTACTCCCAAACCAGCCTCAAAACCAAATTCACTTTCTCTGAGTTGTCGTACAGCAGAACGGAACAAAACATCCCGTCCACGAAGGCCTGTCCCGAGCCCTGATGATATTAGTGAGCTTTTCACCCCTGATCCCTTGAAGTATGTGGTCAGCCCTGCCCATAAGACTGCAAAGCCCAAGACAGATGGGGGACCAATCAAATCCTCCACTTCACGGAAAAGCTGTTCATCCAGAACTGTGTCCAGCTCCAGTACCACAGTCACTGGATCCTCgtgtcacaaaacacaagacGTCACAGCAAACTGTTCTCCTCATGAAGTGGATACCAAAGTCTCGACCTTGTCATCACCAGGTCGGCCAGAGGTCTTCTTGCCAACTGTAGCTTTGGAGCGTGTAAAACTTGAAAACCTAAAATCCTTTTCCCCGAGAGACAGTGAACCTAAAAACagtccctcctcttcttcttcggtCAAGCCGCATAAGGATGAGAGTGTCCAATTTAATACGAAAGGCACATCTCTCCTCCCAAACAGCCTGAGACCATGTGCTTTAGAGACTGACAGTGCTACCTCTAAACAGACTTCTTCATCTCACTGTACTCCACTGCTAGAAGGGGAGGCAAATCATAAAGAGGTGATTGAAGAGGATCCTATAGATGTGGAACTGGACCTCGACCTGAGCTTTGCGTTAGATATGGATCTAACCCAGAGCTCCCAtagcagtgaggaggagcatTTGCTGTCCTTGCAGGAAATGATGGAGCGCGCTTACAAGCCCCCAGAAACACCGGAGAAGGCTGCCTTCTCAGAGCCCAGTACACCTGGACACCTCAGCAGCAAATCAAAGACT CAGCTGTTGCCATCCACCACAAAGACGGGTACCTACAAGAACAACCTTGATCAGATGCTGAAGGAAATAAATACCAACAAAAG AGCCAAAGAGATTGAGACACAACTTCTAACTGCATGTAAAGAGGACCTGTTGAGAATAGCTGAATatgaggaggctgaggagaacCGTGAGGAGGGCATCTCCACTGAGCACCA GGAATTCCTGCAGCGCTACTCGTTGATGTCCAGTGCAATCAGGGAAGTCCCTCCAGGAGAAGTGGTGTTCAACCTGGAGAAATTTGGCCGAATCTTCAACCACGATACACTGAAGCTCAGACAGTGCATGGTGAATCCCCAGGGGACAACACAGAAAATGCTTCTTTG GTCCAGCCCTTCTCTGCTGAGGTTCCATGTAAATATTGGATTGTTTCAGGAAGCTTATGACTCTCGCTCACCATGTCCAGTTGAGGTTACCCGCTTCCTATTCAAG ATGATGTCAGTCCATAATGAGAGGATGGTGTCCTCTCAGATACAACAGGCCCTCTGTGACATCGCCTGCACTGCTGCTTATCAGATAG tgaAAAATGGAAGCAAGCTGTTTAAAGTGTGGGTGCCCAGTTTGGCCGATGTGGCGCTGGTCCTGATGAATATGGGAGTTGCATTTGTTACTCTCTTCCCTTTTGAGAATCTGCAGCCTCCATTCACAGAGGGAGATTTGCT agcGGACATCTACATCAAAAGTGAGAGTCCCTCCAGTAGCAGCCAGCAGAGCACTTTCCCTGAACACAACTGCAACAACATCTTGAAG TACCTGTCTTACTGTATGGACCTCTGTCCACGGGCGTACAGCGACGATGAGCTGCTGTTGCTACTAACCGTGGTGGGAAGGGTGGGCCTGGACACACGGCTCATACTTCAGTCTAGTGTGGAGCTGTACCCTCTACAGTCCAAACTTGTCAGAAACATCAGGGACTGGGAAAACATG CTGCCCAGAATCTGTCTGGCCCTTACTGATCTGACAGATGACCACCACAACATGTGCCTGCTAGTTCAACTGCTGCCCTACAACACACGGGGAAA GCAACTACGTCGACATCTAAGCCTGTCCATGATCTCAAAACTGTTAGATGGAAATTGTACCTACAGACCTACAGAACCAGAGATTAAG CTCTCTGAACTGAGACCGTATCTGCTCCGTATGCAACCCTCAGCCCTTCTCCGAGGCATGCTGAGCTCCTCTGGCAGGGGTcacaaagatgaagaagacaTGGTCACCCTAGACCAACAG GCCTACTACCTCTGCTATAGTCTTCTGACTTTGGCAAATGAAGCTTCCAATTTTCAGTTCTTCCCTGCTCATCAAAAG GAGCAACTGCTGTCTCTTTGCTCTGAGCTGGAAACGCATGTTAAGTGTGACatcagagagagcgagaaatgTTTGTACCGGAGCAAG GTGAAGGACCTGGTGGCCAGGATCTACACCAAGTGGCAGATGCTCCTTCAGAGGACCCGGCCTCTCCAT ggtAAACTGTACGATTATTGGCAGCCTTTGCCGGTGGACACATTGACAAGAAGCCAAGAAGAGCAGGAGATGGACAGCTGTGAGGATGGAGAGGGGCctgtgatggaggagggtgatgatgatgatgatgatgacgatgatgacgatgatgaagaagaaaccAGTGGAACTGAAGAGAACAATGTTCTTATGATTGCTGACGACgagaaggaagagggagaagatgCAGTGGATGACAAAAAGGAGACCGGTGACGAACCAAAGCCTGAAGACGTGGAGGGAGACAATAGGATGGAATGCTCAAATGAAACAGAGAAAGCGACAGATTCAGTACATGGGGAGGTGGATGAAGAAATGCAAGAGATGGAGCCTCAAGTACACACAGAGTCTGAAGTGATGGATGGGCAAATTGAGGCTGGAAACATGGAGCATACTGAGGTATAG
- the slf2 gene encoding SMC5-SMC6 complex localization factor protein 2 isoform X2, with amino-acid sequence MRRATENQGDTRTFSDYFSPKSKVKDQALQQRSSFQETPMKPSQVPNQLPHPPPRRMLPLQSPELWRKDRLGPPRYPHHLGLYSPGNIGSAANRPNLMPRDRLGPPHQSAQPPGSLRSRVIPISPINHGTTAYRPQPSSPGIFHSANHQFMKDLSDQSPSSHIRRDQVTESKVPSSYSGCTNITGQRQEANKANSSDVRSSIPTVQLHRPPVTPLLNSGAAQDVYPLPYSNSELWSPSNSQWPSTQPSHRTSGSSVPIMHSPVAPCKDQHHQQTPSSEDLIPGVDLYHLPQKRRRELEDCDDSAKKICLEGANSDKAHTPKPTVDNTLSTSLVSQPSSRHSSVSELSHKTTEPACGQSAYVELSSTIKPTQSSCASLSPNPCIKKRPSMGAKQAYINSSHNLTVKLMEVRSSSKSDGECLKKKSEVNDKREKSSSLSPEVPQKDTGHSHRSTSALPVKTPSRGNQAEESRKSDSTTPKPASKPNSLSLSCRTAERNKTSRPRRPVPSPDDISELFTPDPLKYVVSPAHKTAKPKTDGGPIKSSTSRKSCSSRTVSSSSTTVTGSSCHKTQDVTANCSPHEVDTKVSTLSSPGRPEVFLPTVALERVKLENLKSFSPRDSEPKNSPSSSSSVKPHKDESVQFNTKGTSLLPNSLRPCALETDSATSKQTSSSHCTPLLEGEANHKEVIEEDPIDVELDLDLSFALDMDLTQSSHSSEEEHLLSLQEMMERAYKPPETPEKAAFSEPSTPGHLSSKSKTLLPSTTKTGTYKNNLDQMLKEINTNKRAKEIETQLLTACKEDLLRIAEYEEAEENREEGISTEHQEFLQRYSLMSSAIREVPPGEVVFNLEKFGRIFNHDTLKLRQCMVNPQGTTQKMLLWSSPSLLRFHVNIGLFQEAYDSRSPCPVEVTRFLFKMMSVHNERMVSSQIQQALCDIACTAAYQIVKNGSKLFKVWVPSLADVALVLMNMGVAFVTLFPFENLQPPFTEGDLLADIYIKSESPSSSSQQSTFPEHNCNNILKYLSYCMDLCPRAYSDDELLLLLTVVGRVGLDTRLILQSSVELYPLQSKLVRNIRDWENMLPRICLALTDLTDDHHNMCLLVQLLPYNTRGKQLRRHLSLSMISKLLDGNCTYRPTEPEIKLSELRPYLLRMQPSALLRGMLSSSGRGHKDEEDMVTLDQQAYYLCYSLLTLANEASNFQFFPAHQKEQLLSLCSELETHVKCDIRESEKCLYRSKVKDLVARIYTKWQMLLQRTRPLHGKLYDYWQPLPVDTLTRSQEEQEMDSCEDGEGPVMEEGDDDDDDDDDDDDEEETSGTEENNVLMIADDEKEEGEDAVDDKKETGDEPKPEDVEGDNRMECSNETEKATDSVHGEVDEEMQEMEPQVHTESEVMDGQIEAGNMEHTEV; translated from the exons tgaagGACCAGGCACTCCAGCAGCGCTCCTCTTTCCAGGAGACTCCAATGAAGCCTTCTCAGGTCCCTAACCAGCTTCCTCACCCACCACCCAGGAGAATGTTGCCACTTCAGAGCCCCGAGTTGTGGCGCAAGGACAGACTGGGTCCACCACGGTACCCTCATCATTTGGGACTGTACAGCCCAGGTAACATTGGCTCTGCTGCGAATAGGCCCAATCTCATGCCACGGGACAGACTGGGACCTCCGCATCAATCCGCCCAACCCCCGGGGTCTTTACGCTCCCGGGTTATTCCAATCAGCCCAATTAACCATGGAACTACAGCTTACAGACCACAGCCTTCATCTCCTGGTATCTTTCATTCTGCAAACCATCAATTCATGAAGGATTTAAGTGATCAGTCCCCATCTTCCCACATCAGGAGAGATCAAGTGACTGAATCTAAGGTCCCCTCCTCTTACTCAGGATGTACAAATATAAcaggacaaagacaagaagCAAACAAg GCCAATTCCAGTGATGTGAGGAGTTCCATACCTACTGTCCAGCTCCACAGGCCCCCTGTGACCCCGTTACTCAACAGTGGAGCAGCTCAAGATGTTTACCCGCTGCCCTACTCAAATTCAGAGCTTTGGAGTCCTAGCAACAGCCAGTGGCCTAGTACCCAGCCTTCCCACAGGACTAGTGGTTCCAGTGTACCCATCATGCACAGCCCTGTAGCCCCTTGCAAG gaCCAACACCATCAACAGACACCTTCAAGTGAAGATTTAATTCCAG gAGTAGACTTATATCACTTACCTCAGAAGAGGCGCAGGGAATTGGAGGACTGTGACGACAGTGCCAAGAAAATCTGTCTTGAGGGTGCAAACTCTGACAAAGCACATACACCAAAACCCACCGTTGACAACACACTCAGCACCTCACTTGTTTCTCAGCCATCATCGAGGCATTCTTCAGTCTCAGAACTGtcacacaaaaccacagaacCAGCATGTGGTCAATCAGCCTATGTTGAACTGTCATCCACAATTAAACCCACCCAGTCATCTTGTGCATCACTGTCACCCAACCCTTGTATAAAGAAACGACCATCAATGGGGGCAAAGCAAGCCTATATAAATTCCTCTCATAATCTTACTGTTAAGTTGATGGAGGTAAGATCATCTTCAAAGTCAGATGGAGAATGTTTGAAGAAGAAAAGCGAGGTAAATGATAAAAGGGAGAAATCAAGCTCTTTATCCCCAGAGGTTCCCCAGAAGGACACTGGACATAGTCACCGTAGTACATCAGCCTTACCTGTCAAGACCCCAAGCAGAGGTAATCAAGCGGAGGAGAGTAGAAAGTCGGACAGTACTACTCCCAAACCAGCCTCAAAACCAAATTCACTTTCTCTGAGTTGTCGTACAGCAGAACGGAACAAAACATCCCGTCCACGAAGGCCTGTCCCGAGCCCTGATGATATTAGTGAGCTTTTCACCCCTGATCCCTTGAAGTATGTGGTCAGCCCTGCCCATAAGACTGCAAAGCCCAAGACAGATGGGGGACCAATCAAATCCTCCACTTCACGGAAAAGCTGTTCATCCAGAACTGTGTCCAGCTCCAGTACCACAGTCACTGGATCCTCgtgtcacaaaacacaagacGTCACAGCAAACTGTTCTCCTCATGAAGTGGATACCAAAGTCTCGACCTTGTCATCACCAGGTCGGCCAGAGGTCTTCTTGCCAACTGTAGCTTTGGAGCGTGTAAAACTTGAAAACCTAAAATCCTTTTCCCCGAGAGACAGTGAACCTAAAAACagtccctcctcttcttcttcggtCAAGCCGCATAAGGATGAGAGTGTCCAATTTAATACGAAAGGCACATCTCTCCTCCCAAACAGCCTGAGACCATGTGCTTTAGAGACTGACAGTGCTACCTCTAAACAGACTTCTTCATCTCACTGTACTCCACTGCTAGAAGGGGAGGCAAATCATAAAGAGGTGATTGAAGAGGATCCTATAGATGTGGAACTGGACCTCGACCTGAGCTTTGCGTTAGATATGGATCTAACCCAGAGCTCCCAtagcagtgaggaggagcatTTGCTGTCCTTGCAGGAAATGATGGAGCGCGCTTACAAGCCCCCAGAAACACCGGAGAAGGCTGCCTTCTCAGAGCCCAGTACACCTGGACACCTCAGCAGCAAATCAAAGACT CTGTTGCCATCCACCACAAAGACGGGTACCTACAAGAACAACCTTGATCAGATGCTGAAGGAAATAAATACCAACAAAAG AGCCAAAGAGATTGAGACACAACTTCTAACTGCATGTAAAGAGGACCTGTTGAGAATAGCTGAATatgaggaggctgaggagaacCGTGAGGAGGGCATCTCCACTGAGCACCA GGAATTCCTGCAGCGCTACTCGTTGATGTCCAGTGCAATCAGGGAAGTCCCTCCAGGAGAAGTGGTGTTCAACCTGGAGAAATTTGGCCGAATCTTCAACCACGATACACTGAAGCTCAGACAGTGCATGGTGAATCCCCAGGGGACAACACAGAAAATGCTTCTTTG GTCCAGCCCTTCTCTGCTGAGGTTCCATGTAAATATTGGATTGTTTCAGGAAGCTTATGACTCTCGCTCACCATGTCCAGTTGAGGTTACCCGCTTCCTATTCAAG ATGATGTCAGTCCATAATGAGAGGATGGTGTCCTCTCAGATACAACAGGCCCTCTGTGACATCGCCTGCACTGCTGCTTATCAGATAG tgaAAAATGGAAGCAAGCTGTTTAAAGTGTGGGTGCCCAGTTTGGCCGATGTGGCGCTGGTCCTGATGAATATGGGAGTTGCATTTGTTACTCTCTTCCCTTTTGAGAATCTGCAGCCTCCATTCACAGAGGGAGATTTGCT agcGGACATCTACATCAAAAGTGAGAGTCCCTCCAGTAGCAGCCAGCAGAGCACTTTCCCTGAACACAACTGCAACAACATCTTGAAG TACCTGTCTTACTGTATGGACCTCTGTCCACGGGCGTACAGCGACGATGAGCTGCTGTTGCTACTAACCGTGGTGGGAAGGGTGGGCCTGGACACACGGCTCATACTTCAGTCTAGTGTGGAGCTGTACCCTCTACAGTCCAAACTTGTCAGAAACATCAGGGACTGGGAAAACATG CTGCCCAGAATCTGTCTGGCCCTTACTGATCTGACAGATGACCACCACAACATGTGCCTGCTAGTTCAACTGCTGCCCTACAACACACGGGGAAA GCAACTACGTCGACATCTAAGCCTGTCCATGATCTCAAAACTGTTAGATGGAAATTGTACCTACAGACCTACAGAACCAGAGATTAAG CTCTCTGAACTGAGACCGTATCTGCTCCGTATGCAACCCTCAGCCCTTCTCCGAGGCATGCTGAGCTCCTCTGGCAGGGGTcacaaagatgaagaagacaTGGTCACCCTAGACCAACAG GCCTACTACCTCTGCTATAGTCTTCTGACTTTGGCAAATGAAGCTTCCAATTTTCAGTTCTTCCCTGCTCATCAAAAG GAGCAACTGCTGTCTCTTTGCTCTGAGCTGGAAACGCATGTTAAGTGTGACatcagagagagcgagaaatgTTTGTACCGGAGCAAG GTGAAGGACCTGGTGGCCAGGATCTACACCAAGTGGCAGATGCTCCTTCAGAGGACCCGGCCTCTCCAT ggtAAACTGTACGATTATTGGCAGCCTTTGCCGGTGGACACATTGACAAGAAGCCAAGAAGAGCAGGAGATGGACAGCTGTGAGGATGGAGAGGGGCctgtgatggaggagggtgatgatgatgatgatgatgacgatgatgacgatgatgaagaagaaaccAGTGGAACTGAAGAGAACAATGTTCTTATGATTGCTGACGACgagaaggaagagggagaagatgCAGTGGATGACAAAAAGGAGACCGGTGACGAACCAAAGCCTGAAGACGTGGAGGGAGACAATAGGATGGAATGCTCAAATGAAACAGAGAAAGCGACAGATTCAGTACATGGGGAGGTGGATGAAGAAATGCAAGAGATGGAGCCTCAAGTACACACAGAGTCTGAAGTGATGGATGGGCAAATTGAGGCTGGAAACATGGAGCATACTGAGGTATAG